A single window of Salvia splendens isolate huo1 chromosome 8, SspV2, whole genome shotgun sequence DNA harbors:
- the LOC121743695 gene encoding protein CUP-SHAPED COTYLEDON 3-like, producing MHKYLYNTQTKTHTYIISLSLSLELMGLRDIGQSLPPGFRFNPSDEELVCHYLLKKIANEKLGRGTLVEIDLHTCEPWQLPDMAKLNSEEWYFFSFRDRKYATGYRTNRATISGYWKATGKDRAVLDPTTRAIVGMRKTLVFYKHRAPNGVKTGWIMHEFRLENPHMPPKEDWVLCRIIYKSSSSPQNLGDGDTSPNLAASPTSDHALLNNSHQNMINSIYQGQNPNLNPNTYPVRSGYLHLYPEELDKEVVSNPSASNPNCKLIETKCEDDFGFLFDMSIDYSDGRDGVSSYVEEVRFDNVSSSVFI from the exons ATGCATAAATATTTGTAcaacacacaaacaaaaacgcatacatatataatttctctctctctctctctagaattaATGGGTCTTAGAGACATTGGGCAGTCATTACCTCCGGGATTTAGGTTTAATCCGAGTGATGAAGAGCTGGTTTGCCATTATCTTCTTAAGAAGATTGCTAATGAAAAACTTGGTAGAGGCACTTTAGTTGAAATTGATCTTCATACTTGTGAGCCATGGCAGCTACCTG ATATGGCTAAGCTGAACTCAGAGGAGTGGTACTTCTTTAGCTTCCGCGATCGTAAATACGCCACCGGTTACAGGACCAACCGGGCCACCATCTCTGGCTATTGGAAGGCCACCGGCAAGGATCGTGCTGTGCTCGACCCGACCACCCGGGCCATCGTGGGGATGAGAAAAACACTGGTTTTTTACAAGCATAGGGCTCCCAATGGGGTCAAAACTGGATGGATCATGCATGAATTTCGCCTTGAGAACCCTCATATGCCTCCTAAG GAAGACTGGGTCTTATGCAGAATAATTTATAAATCGAGTAGCAGCCCACAAAATTTGGGTGATGGTGACACTTCTCCTAATTTGGCTGCATCACCAACAAGTGATCATGCCTTGCTCAATAATAGTCATCAAAACATGATTAACTCCATCTATCAAGGCCAAAACCCGAACCTGAACCCGAACACGTATCCCGTCCGCTCGGGATATTTGCATCTATACCCCGAGGAGCTTGACAAGGAAGTTGTGTCTAATCCATCGGCCTCCAATCCTAATTGCAAATTGATCGAGACCAAGTGTGAGGACGACTTTGGATTCTTGTTCGATATGAGCATCGACTACTCGGATGGACGGGATGGTGTATCCTCTTATGTTGAGGAGGTTAGATTTGATAACGTTAGCAGCTC